From Geobacter sp., the proteins below share one genomic window:
- the ruvC gene encoding crossover junction endodeoxyribonuclease RuvC → MKVLGIDPGSRITGYGIIRSEGNRLLHLDNGALFTDTTADFSTRLLQIYRGLTDIIRTYQPDAMAVEQVFFAKNVQSALKLGQARGAAIVAGADAGLPIFEYSALQVKQAVVGHGRAAKEQVQQMVKILLNLPEIAQADASDALAIAICHANSAGMRSLTRRP, encoded by the coding sequence ATGAAAGTTCTCGGCATCGACCCCGGTTCACGCATCACCGGCTACGGGATCATCCGCTCTGAAGGCAACCGCCTGCTCCACCTTGACAATGGTGCCTTGTTCACCGATACTACGGCAGACTTTTCCACCAGACTTCTACAGATCTACCGTGGCCTGACCGACATCATCCGGACCTACCAGCCGGATGCCATGGCTGTCGAGCAGGTCTTCTTCGCCAAGAACGTGCAGAGCGCCCTCAAGCTCGGCCAGGCCCGCGGTGCCGCCATTGTCGCCGGAGCGGATGCGGGCCTGCCTATCTTCGAATATTCGGCGTTGCAGGTCAAACAGGCCGTGGTCGGACACGGGCGAGCGGCCAAGGAACAGGTCCAGCAGATGGTGAAGATACTTCTCAACCTCCCGGAAATCGCCCAGGCCGACGCCTCGGATGCCCTGGCCATTGCCATCTGCCATGCCAACTCCGCAGGGATGCGCAGCCTCACGAGACGCCCATGA
- the ruvB gene encoding Holliday junction branch migration DNA helicase RuvB has protein sequence MTRMIAPDITEDDLFVETSLRPRALEEYIGQEKAKGNLRVFIDAARRRDEALDHVLLYGPPGLGKTTLANIIACEMGVNIKSTSGPVIERPGDLAAILTNLEQHDVLFIDEIHRLSHVVEEILYPAMEDFQLDIIIGQGPSARTIKLDLPKFTLVGATTRAGLLSSPLRDRFGVISRLEFYTNEELATIITRSARILGIQIDQEGALELAGRSRGTPRIANRLLRRARDFAQVKADGIITEKVVMDALLLLEVDEMGFDQMDRTVLLTIIDKFGGGPVGLDTLSAAICEESGTIEDVIEPFLIQQGFLNRTPRGRVATAAAYRHFGRIHPTSSQESLF, from the coding sequence ATGACCCGGATGATAGCTCCCGACATAACCGAAGACGACCTGTTCGTCGAAACGTCCCTTCGCCCCAGGGCGCTGGAGGAGTATATCGGCCAGGAAAAGGCCAAGGGGAACCTGCGCGTCTTCATCGATGCCGCCAGGCGCCGCGACGAAGCACTTGACCATGTTCTCCTCTATGGGCCGCCCGGCCTGGGAAAGACAACGCTTGCCAACATCATCGCCTGCGAGATGGGGGTGAACATCAAATCGACCTCGGGTCCGGTGATCGAGCGCCCCGGCGACCTGGCGGCGATCCTCACGAACCTGGAGCAGCACGACGTCCTGTTCATCGACGAGATCCACCGCCTCTCCCACGTGGTCGAGGAGATACTCTATCCCGCCATGGAGGATTTCCAGCTCGATATCATCATCGGCCAGGGGCCAAGCGCCCGGACCATCAAGCTGGATCTGCCCAAGTTCACCCTGGTCGGAGCCACGACCCGGGCAGGGCTTCTCTCCTCTCCGCTCAGGGATCGCTTCGGGGTTATCTCGCGGCTGGAATTCTACACCAATGAGGAACTGGCAACGATCATCACCCGTTCGGCCCGCATCCTGGGGATCCAGATCGACCAGGAGGGGGCGCTCGAATTGGCCGGCAGGAGCAGGGGAACCCCGCGGATTGCCAACCGACTGCTCCGCCGGGCTCGCGACTTTGCCCAGGTAAAGGCCGATGGAATCATCACTGAAAAGGTCGTCATGGATGCCCTTTTGCTCCTCGAAGTCGACGAGATGGGATTCGACCAGATGGACCGGACCGTGCTCCTGACGATTATCGACAAGTTCGGGGGAGGTCCTGTGGGGCTCGACACCCTCTCTGCCGCTATCTGCGAAGAAAGCGGCACCATAGAGGACGTCATCGAGCCGTTCCTGATCCAGCAGGGGTTCCTCAACCGGACCCCCCGGGGACGGGTTGCCACTGCTGCGGCCTACCGCCACTTCGGCCGAATACACCCCACCTCCTCCCAGGAGAGTCTTTTCTGA
- the ruvA gene encoding Holliday junction branch migration protein RuvA — protein MIALLTGRIAHKGPDSVIIDVGGVGYRVQIPFSTYFELPDEGGTTTLHIHTHVKEDAIHLYGFRTAGEKLCFQLLITVSGIGPKLARDILSNCQVEDLAAALTRGDLARLSAIPGIGKKTAERLVLELKDKIARLSVPLPAREQATAAGAADLRDDVASALVNLGYKEAQVRKTLDDLEIPPDASMETVLKQALKTLMK, from the coding sequence ATGATCGCGCTCCTCACCGGCCGCATCGCCCATAAGGGCCCTGACAGCGTGATCATTGATGTCGGCGGCGTCGGCTACCGCGTGCAGATCCCCTTTTCAACCTATTTTGAGCTCCCCGACGAAGGGGGGACCACAACCCTGCACATCCACACACACGTCAAGGAAGACGCGATCCATCTGTACGGCTTTCGCACGGCCGGCGAAAAGCTCTGCTTCCAGCTGCTCATCACGGTTTCGGGGATCGGGCCGAAACTGGCGCGCGACATCCTCTCCAACTGCCAGGTGGAGGATCTTGCCGCCGCACTGACCCGCGGGGATCTCGCCCGGCTTTCCGCCATCCCAGGCATCGGGAAAAAAACTGCCGAGCGGCTGGTCCTGGAGCTGAAAGACAAGATCGCCCGGTTGAGCGTCCCGCTTCCGGCCAGAGAGCAGGCAACTGCTGCAGGTGCGGCGGATCTGCGCGATGATGTCGCCTCGGCCCTGGTGAACCTGGGTTACAAGGAAGCACAGGTACGCAAAACCCTGGATGACCTGGAAATACCGCCTGATGCGTCCATGGAAACGGTGCTGAAGCAGGCGCTCAAGACCCTGATGAAATAG
- a CDS encoding YebC/PmpR family DNA-binding transcriptional regulator, protein MSGHNKWSTIKHKKGAADAKRGKVFTKLIKEISVAAKLGGGDAAANPRLRTAIDKAKAENMPKDNIERAIKKGTGGMEGVIYEEITYEGYGPGGVAVLVEVMTDNRNRTVSDVRSIFTKCNGNMGETGCVSWMFDKKGLIVFNTSVEFEKLFEAALEAGAEDVSEEDEQYEVITEPSAFIEVREALEKAGFTYESAEVTMIPQTLMKLEGKPAESMLKLMERLEDNDDVQNVYANFDISTEEMEKMM, encoded by the coding sequence ATGTCAGGACATAATAAATGGAGCACCATCAAACACAAAAAGGGTGCAGCCGACGCAAAGCGGGGCAAGGTTTTTACCAAGCTGATCAAGGAGATATCTGTTGCTGCCAAGCTGGGGGGCGGCGACGCCGCAGCCAACCCGCGCCTGCGGACCGCCATTGACAAGGCCAAAGCCGAGAACATGCCCAAAGACAACATCGAACGCGCCATCAAAAAGGGAACCGGCGGGATGGAAGGGGTCATCTACGAAGAGATCACCTACGAAGGCTACGGCCCCGGCGGCGTGGCGGTGCTGGTCGAGGTGATGACCGACAACCGGAACCGGACCGTTTCCGATGTCCGCAGCATCTTCACCAAGTGCAACGGCAATATGGGGGAAACCGGCTGCGTCTCCTGGATGTTCGACAAGAAAGGGCTCATCGTCTTCAACACTTCCGTTGAATTCGAGAAGCTTTTCGAAGCTGCCCTGGAAGCCGGGGCAGAGGACGTGAGCGAAGAAGACGAGCAATACGAGGTTATCACCGAACCCTCAGCATTCATCGAAGTGCGCGAAGCACTGGAGAAGGCGGGCTTTACCTACGAATCCGCTGAAGTCACCATGATCCCCCAGACCTTGATGAAACTGGAAGGCAAGCCGGCAGAGAGCATGCTGAAACTGATGGAAAGGCTGGAAGATAATGACGACGTACAGAACGTCTATGCGAACTTCGACATCTCCACGGAAGAGATGGAAAAGATGATGTGA
- a CDS encoding DnaA regulatory inactivator Hda, with protein sequence MQLPFDFPVTPRFSLANFVVCSGNETAYRFALRLLEPTSGENLLYLHGPEGSGKTHLLMALADALGERTGKTVPCLTFGTPDSATLPARCVGTGNPGDEVFREAPALLVDDLHLIPADHDLRIALWQLFNDYYQTGRPMVITGRYPPKELPNLDDHLTSRLLWGLVAHIDVSDDSSRRMIMQKLALDRQMVFPDEVVDYLLRHARRDIPSLIDTLDRIVHHALATGRKVSLRLASEVMAPNGAVI encoded by the coding sequence ATGCAGCTCCCCTTTGATTTTCCTGTAACGCCCCGCTTCAGCCTTGCCAACTTTGTCGTCTGCTCCGGCAACGAGACAGCCTATCGCTTTGCCCTGCGCCTGCTGGAGCCGACAAGCGGCGAAAACCTCCTCTACCTGCACGGCCCTGAAGGTTCCGGCAAGACCCATCTGCTCATGGCCCTGGCAGATGCCCTTGGAGAAAGGACCGGGAAAACCGTTCCCTGCCTGACGTTCGGAACACCCGACTCGGCCACCCTCCCGGCGCGCTGCGTGGGAACCGGCAATCCGGGCGACGAGGTTTTCCGCGAGGCGCCTGCCCTGCTGGTGGATGACCTGCATCTGATCCCTGCGGATCACGACCTGCGGATTGCGCTCTGGCAGCTCTTCAACGATTACTACCAGACCGGCAGACCCATGGTCATTACCGGCCGCTACCCTCCCAAGGAGCTCCCGAACCTGGATGATCACCTGACATCCAGACTGCTCTGGGGACTGGTGGCCCATATCGACGTCTCGGACGACAGCTCCCGCCGCATGATCATGCAGAAGCTTGCGCTGGACCGGCAGATGGTTTTTCCGGACGAGGTGGTCGACTACCTCTTGCGGCATGCGCGGCGCGACATCCCGAGCCTGATTGACACGCTGGACCGGATAGTGCATCATGCTCTTGCTACCGGGCGCAAGGTTTCCCTGCGACTGGCCAGTGAAGTCATGGCCCCCAACGGAGCGGTTATATGA